A single window of Synechococcus sp. CBW1004 DNA harbors:
- a CDS encoding ATP synthase subunit I, which yields MPSLTACPSPQGEKPEGKGHQEQSDASTNEHEHGGLSAQASLESPGSSDASPGVPDQITAAMDVSRPAPAPEGEGAMGSTEDLSNGMEHFQRLRRRLLVSTLLASLTAVPVCWLLFDLPAALSLLVGAVAGLLYLVLLARSVARLGGDRRSVGKIQLLVPVVLVLASARIPGLELVPALVGFLLYKPALLVQAYLDR from the coding sequence ATGCCCTCTCTGACGGCTTGTCCTTCCCCCCAGGGGGAGAAGCCTGAAGGGAAGGGGCATCAGGAGCAGTCCGACGCCTCCACCAACGAGCACGAGCACGGCGGCCTGTCCGCCCAAGCTTCCCTCGAATCGCCTGGGTCCAGCGACGCCTCACCAGGAGTCCCTGATCAGATCACGGCAGCGATGGACGTCAGCCGTCCAGCGCCTGCGCCCGAGGGCGAAGGTGCCATGGGCAGCACGGAAGATCTCTCCAACGGAATGGAGCATTTCCAGCGCCTCCGGCGCCGGCTGCTTGTCTCCACCCTCCTGGCGAGTCTGACTGCCGTACCGGTCTGCTGGTTACTGTTCGACCTCCCGGCGGCTCTCAGCCTGCTGGTGGGAGCCGTGGCAGGACTTCTGTACCTGGTGCTTCTGGCCCGCAGCGTGGCCCGCCTCGGCGGTGATCGACGCTCGGTCGGCAAGATCCAGCTTCTGGTTCCGGTTGTGCTGGTTCTCGCCAGTGCCCGGATCCCCGGCCTCGAGCTTGTTCCCGCCCTCGTGGGCTTCCTGCTCTACAAACCCGCTCTGCTGGTTCAGGCCTACCTGGATCGCTGA
- a CDS encoding trans-aconitate 2-methyltransferase: MTSSSTPPPPPSDAATPVVSAFYDRFPYPGDPLQDGPPPGYNWRWCVDSARAAALGSLPPAPRRWRILDAGCGTGVSSDYLCHLNPGSRLLAVDISAGALEVARERLRRSGAAACVEELRIEQRSLLDLEGEGEFDYINSVGVLHHLREPEAGLRALAARLAPGGVLHLFLYADGGRWEIHRTQRALELLGAGTGGEGLRLGRQLFEVLPAENRLRHNHEQRWALDTAADANFADMYLHPQETSYNLERLFAFIDQSGLEFAGFSNPQVWDPARLLQGPLLERARGLNDRQRWQLVEELDPDISHFEFLLARPPLPQRPEDDGAALLALAGERNRCLWGWPSTSLLGPDLQPLSLEPADVALVQAMEAAPAGTPLGQLPVELSPEERIAGIRRLRDQAVLLPVTV; encoded by the coding sequence ATGACGTCTTCCTCCACCCCGCCGCCGCCGCCCAGCGACGCCGCCACCCCGGTCGTGAGTGCCTTCTACGACCGCTTCCCCTATCCCGGGGATCCGCTTCAGGACGGGCCTCCCCCCGGATACAACTGGCGCTGGTGCGTCGACAGCGCCCGGGCCGCCGCCCTCGGATCCCTCCCCCCGGCCCCCCGCCGCTGGCGGATCCTCGATGCCGGCTGCGGCACCGGCGTGAGCAGCGATTACCTCTGCCATCTCAATCCGGGCTCGCGCCTGCTGGCCGTGGACATCAGCGCCGGCGCCCTGGAGGTGGCACGGGAACGGCTGCGACGCTCCGGGGCAGCCGCCTGCGTGGAGGAGCTGAGGATCGAGCAGCGAAGCCTGCTCGATCTGGAGGGCGAAGGGGAGTTCGACTACATCAACTCGGTGGGGGTGCTCCACCATCTGCGTGAGCCGGAGGCGGGCCTGCGGGCTCTGGCGGCCAGGCTCGCGCCCGGGGGGGTGCTGCACCTGTTTCTGTACGCCGACGGCGGGCGCTGGGAGATCCACCGGACCCAGCGGGCCCTGGAGCTCCTCGGCGCGGGAACAGGCGGAGAGGGCCTGCGGCTCGGCCGCCAGCTGTTCGAGGTCCTTCCGGCGGAGAACCGGCTGCGCCACAACCATGAGCAGCGCTGGGCGCTCGATACGGCGGCGGACGCGAACTTCGCCGACATGTACCTGCATCCGCAGGAAACCAGCTACAACCTCGAGCGCCTGTTCGCCTTCATCGACCAGAGCGGGCTGGAGTTCGCCGGGTTCTCCAATCCGCAGGTCTGGGATCCGGCCCGGTTGCTTCAGGGGCCGCTCCTGGAACGGGCCCGTGGCCTGAACGACCGACAGCGCTGGCAGCTTGTGGAAGAGCTGGACCCCGACATCAGTCACTTCGAATTCTTACTGGCCCGCCCGCCCCTGCCGCAGCGGCCGGAAGACGACGGTGCGGCGCTGCTGGCCCTGGCCGGCGAGCGCAACCGCTGCCTCTGGGGCTGGCCCTCCACCTCTCTTCTCGGTCCGGATCTGCAGCCCCTCAGCCTCGAACCCGCCGACGTGGCGCTGGTGCAGGCGATGGAGGCGGCTCCGGCCGGCACCCCGCTGGGGCAGCTTCCAGTGGAGCTCAGCCCCGAGGAGCGGATCGCCGGGATCCGGCGGCTGCGCGATCAGGCCGTGCTGCTGCCGGTGACCGTCTGA